Proteins from a genomic interval of Rhizobium etli CFN 42:
- a CDS encoding ammonium transporter, with product MSISKFSSTFARVGAALAALLAPAVAFAQETAAPAAAAAAPAFTMDKGDNTWMLVSSALVLLMTIPGLALFYGGLVRAKNMLSVLMQVFMITAVVSLIWVTYGYSLAFTDGGSLNSFIGGFSKAFLAGVNTSSLAETFSKGVAIPEYTFIVFQMTFACITPGLIVGAFAERVKFSAVMLFVVLWVTFIYFPMAHMVWFWGGPSSYSAPAGLIFSYGAIDFAGGTVVHINAGIAGLVGAIMLGKRTGYKKEIMAPHSMTLTMVGASLLWVGWFGFNAGSNLEANGYASLAMINTFVATAAAAVSWCIVESLARGKASMLGGASGAVAGLVAITPAAGFAGPMGSIVLGLVVSPICYFFVDVVKNKFNYDDSLDVFGVHCIGGIIGALGTGILVNPALGGAGIVDYSTADFAATYAGTATQVLNQAKGVLTTLLWSGIGSAILYKIVDVVIGLRVSVEAEREGLDLSTHGEAAYHAS from the coding sequence ATGTCAATCTCGAAGTTTTCTTCCACCTTTGCGCGGGTCGGCGCAGCATTGGCCGCGCTTCTTGCGCCGGCCGTCGCTTTTGCGCAGGAGACCGCTGCGCCAGCCGCTGCTGCCGCTGCTCCTGCTTTCACCATGGACAAGGGTGACAATACCTGGATGCTCGTCTCCTCGGCGCTCGTCCTGCTGATGACCATCCCCGGCCTTGCGCTTTTCTACGGCGGTCTCGTGCGCGCCAAAAACATGCTCTCCGTGCTGATGCAGGTGTTCATGATCACGGCCGTCGTGTCGCTGATCTGGGTGACCTACGGCTATTCGCTCGCCTTTACCGACGGGGGCTCGCTGAACAGCTTCATCGGCGGCTTCTCCAAAGCTTTCCTTGCCGGCGTCAACACATCGTCGCTCGCCGAGACATTCTCGAAGGGCGTCGCCATTCCGGAATACACCTTCATCGTCTTCCAGATGACCTTCGCCTGCATCACGCCCGGCCTGATCGTCGGCGCCTTCGCCGAACGCGTGAAGTTCTCGGCCGTCATGCTCTTCGTCGTCCTGTGGGTCACCTTCATCTACTTCCCGATGGCGCACATGGTCTGGTTCTGGGGCGGCCCGAGCTCCTACAGCGCGCCGGCCGGCCTGATCTTCTCTTACGGGGCAATCGATTTTGCCGGCGGCACGGTCGTTCACATCAATGCCGGTATCGCCGGCCTTGTCGGCGCCATCATGCTCGGCAAGCGCACGGGCTATAAGAAGGAAATCATGGCCCCGCATTCCATGACGCTGACCATGGTCGGTGCCTCGCTGCTCTGGGTCGGCTGGTTCGGCTTCAACGCTGGTTCCAACCTCGAAGCCAATGGCTACGCATCGCTTGCGATGATCAACACCTTCGTCGCGACGGCTGCCGCCGCCGTGTCCTGGTGCATCGTCGAAAGCCTGGCCCGTGGCAAGGCATCGATGCTGGGTGGTGCTTCCGGTGCTGTCGCCGGTCTCGTCGCCATCACGCCGGCGGCAGGTTTTGCCGGCCCGATGGGCTCGATCGTTCTCGGTCTCGTCGTCTCGCCGATCTGCTACTTCTTCGTCGACGTCGTGAAGAACAAGTTCAACTATGACGACAGCCTCGACGTCTTCGGCGTCCATTGCATCGGCGGCATCATCGGCGCTCTCGGCACCGGCATCCTCGTCAATCCGGCGCTGGGCGGTGCAGGCATCGTCGACTATTCGACGGCTGATTTCGCCGCTACCTATGCCGGAACGGCAACCCAGGTCCTGAACCAGGCGAAGGGCGTTCTCACGACCCTCCTGTGGTCGGGCATCGGTTCGGCGATCCTCTACAAGATCGTCGACGTCGTCATCGGCCTGCGCGTGAGCGTCGAAGCCGAGCGCGAAGGTCTCGACCTTTCGACCCACGGCGAAGCCGCCTACCACGCCTCCTGA
- a CDS encoding P-II family nitrogen regulator has translation MGNQMKIVMAIIKPFKLDEVREALTAIGIQGLTVTEVKGYGRQKGHTEIYRGTEYAVSFLPKLKIEIAVASELVDRAVEAIAASAKTGQIGDGKIFVYSIDHAVRIRTGETDSEAL, from the coding sequence ATGGGAAACCAGATGAAAATTGTGATGGCTATTATCAAGCCGTTCAAGCTCGATGAGGTCCGCGAAGCCCTTACGGCGATCGGCATTCAGGGCCTGACTGTAACCGAAGTGAAGGGCTACGGGCGCCAGAAGGGACATACTGAAATCTATCGCGGCACCGAATATGCGGTCAGCTTCCTGCCGAAGCTCAAGATCGAAATCGCGGTTGCATCGGAACTTGTCGACAGGGCGGTCGAAGCCATCGCGGCGTCTGCCAAAACCGGCCAGATCGGTGACGGCAAGATTTTCGTCTATTCGATCGACCATGCCGTGCGCATCCGTACGGGCGAAACCGATTCAGAAGCGCTGTAA
- the tesB gene encoding acyl-CoA thioesterase II, whose product MTRETNGPSAMERLLATLDLEPIEVDIFRGRSPQAGWQRVFGGQVIGQALMAAQRTIEAERFVHSLHAYFMRPGDPSVPIIYQVERIRDGSSFNTRRVVAIQHGKAIFALSASFQVEEAGFDHQIAMPDVAMPEELLGEQQIKQQYLAHAPEAIRKYWERERPIEIRPVSLTHYFSDRKLDPRQDVWVRATGQVPDDRLYQAAVLAYLSDMTLLDTSLYAHGTSIFDQGLQVASLDHSMWFHRPCKLDDWLLYTQDSPSASGARGLTRGNLFTRTGVLIASVAQEGLIRKKANE is encoded by the coding sequence ATGACGCGCGAAACAAACGGACCGTCGGCGATGGAGAGGCTGCTGGCGACGCTCGACCTGGAGCCGATCGAGGTTGATATCTTCCGCGGCCGCAGTCCGCAGGCCGGCTGGCAGCGGGTCTTCGGCGGCCAGGTAATCGGCCAGGCGCTGATGGCGGCGCAGCGCACCATCGAAGCCGAGCGCTTCGTCCATTCGCTGCACGCTTATTTCATGCGCCCCGGCGATCCCTCGGTGCCGATCATCTACCAGGTGGAGCGCATCCGAGACGGATCGAGCTTCAATACTCGGCGCGTCGTCGCGATCCAGCACGGCAAGGCGATCTTCGCGCTGTCGGCCTCTTTCCAGGTGGAGGAAGCGGGCTTCGACCACCAGATCGCCATGCCGGACGTGGCAATGCCCGAAGAGCTGCTCGGCGAGCAGCAGATCAAGCAGCAATATCTCGCGCACGCGCCGGAAGCGATCCGGAAATACTGGGAGCGCGAGCGGCCGATCGAGATCCGCCCCGTCTCGCTGACCCATTATTTTTCCGACAGGAAGCTCGACCCCCGGCAGGACGTCTGGGTACGCGCCACAGGGCAGGTTCCCGATGACCGGCTCTATCAGGCGGCGGTGCTTGCCTATCTCTCTGATATGACGCTGCTCGATACGTCGCTTTATGCGCATGGAACGTCCATCTTCGACCAGGGCCTGCAGGTGGCGAGTCTCGATCACTCCATGTGGTTCCACAGGCCCTGCAAGCTCGACGACTGGCTGCTCTATACGCAGGACAGCCCCTCGGCTTCGGGCGCCAGGGGGTTAACGCGCGGGAACCTGTTCACGCGAACAGGTGTGCTGATCGCCTCCGTCGCGCAAGAAGGATTGATTCGGAAAAAGGCAAATGAATAA
- a CDS encoding ubiquinone biosynthesis hydroxylase, which yields MLDMLVVGGGYVGLSAAVAVKQAAPHLKVSVVEAAPEHVWKNDERASAVIAAAAKMLEIFGIWAEIEPEAQPITKMIVTDSRTSDPVRPVFLTFDGEVAEGRPFAHMIPNVAMVSALRGVCKRLGIDIRHGLGATELKTHDSHAGVTLSDGSTLESRLVVACDGVRSRLRDLAGIRTVTWDYGQSGIVATVEHERPHDGCAEEHFLPAGPFAILPLRNNRSSLVWTERTHDADRLVAADDLIFEEELERRFGHKLGALKVIGDKRAFPLGLTLARSFVAPRLALAGDAAHGIHPISGQGLNLGFKDVAALAETIVEADRLGLDIGSINILERYQTWRRFDTFRMGVTTDVLNRLFSNDAMPIRIARDVGLGIVDRLPRLKSFFISQAAGTAARDNPRLLAGQTI from the coding sequence ATGCTTGATATGCTGGTTGTGGGCGGGGGCTATGTCGGCCTTTCCGCTGCCGTTGCGGTCAAGCAGGCAGCACCGCATCTGAAAGTCTCGGTGGTCGAGGCCGCACCCGAGCATGTCTGGAAAAACGATGAGCGCGCTTCCGCCGTCATCGCTGCCGCCGCAAAGATGCTCGAAATCTTCGGCATCTGGGCCGAGATCGAGCCGGAAGCTCAGCCGATCACCAAGATGATCGTGACCGACTCCCGGACATCCGATCCGGTCCGCCCGGTTTTCCTGACCTTCGACGGCGAAGTGGCCGAAGGCCGGCCTTTCGCTCACATGATTCCGAATGTCGCCATGGTCTCAGCACTCCGCGGCGTCTGCAAACGGCTCGGCATCGACATCCGCCACGGACTTGGCGCGACGGAACTCAAAACCCACGACAGCCATGCCGGCGTTACGCTTTCGGACGGCAGCACCCTGGAATCCCGGCTGGTGGTTGCCTGCGACGGCGTGCGCTCGAGACTGCGCGATCTCGCCGGCATCAGGACCGTCACCTGGGACTACGGCCAGTCCGGCATTGTCGCGACCGTCGAACATGAGCGGCCGCATGACGGCTGTGCCGAGGAGCATTTTCTGCCGGCCGGCCCGTTTGCCATCCTGCCGCTCAGAAACAACCGCTCCTCGCTCGTCTGGACGGAACGCACGCATGATGCCGACAGGCTGGTTGCCGCCGACGATCTGATCTTCGAGGAGGAACTGGAACGCCGCTTCGGCCACAAGCTCGGGGCGCTGAAGGTCATCGGCGACAAACGCGCCTTCCCGCTCGGCCTGACACTTGCCCGCTCCTTCGTTGCTCCGCGTTTGGCGCTGGCCGGCGACGCAGCGCACGGTATCCACCCGATTTCAGGACAGGGCCTCAATCTCGGCTTCAAGGACGTGGCAGCGCTCGCCGAAACGATCGTCGAGGCCGACCGCCTCGGCCTCGACATCGGCTCGATAAACATCCTCGAGCGCTACCAGACCTGGCGACGCTTCGACACCTTCCGTATGGGGGTGACGACCGACGTGCTGAACCGGCTCTTCTCCAACGACGCAATGCCGATCCGTATCGCCCGCGATGTCGGTCTCGGCATCGTCGACCGGCTGCCGCGCCTCAAATCCTTCTTCATCAGCCAGGCGGCCGGAACAGCGGCAAGGGATAATCCTCGGCTGCTCGCCGGCCAGACGATTTAG
- a CDS encoding Trm112 family protein, whose translation MDEKLSRVDPKLLELLVCPLSKGRLSYDREHNELVSEKAQLAYPIRDGIPIMLVSEARRLDE comes from the coding sequence ATGGACGAAAAACTGAGCCGCGTCGATCCGAAACTGCTGGAACTCCTGGTCTGTCCGCTCTCCAAGGGCCGGCTTTCCTATGATCGCGAACATAATGAACTCGTCTCGGAAAAGGCGCAGCTTGCCTATCCGATCCGCGACGGCATTCCGATCATGCTGGTGTCCGAGGCCCGCCGGCTCGACGAATAG
- a CDS encoding LON peptidase substrate-binding domain-containing protein, giving the protein MRDGFMQVGNARYLKPGDLPDAIAVFPLTGALLLPAGQLPLNIFEPRYLAMLDAALAGNRLIGMVQPALGEHEDKGGEHTLAAVGCLGRITSFAETGDGRYIVSLTGVCRFRLLEEKVTSDPFRTFRIAPFIADLSAENEEEAVDRTSLLTAFKAYLDANKLEADWESVERASNLTLVNSLAMMSPFGPAEKQALLEAPDLKTRAETLIAITEIVLARVFGDSDTVLQ; this is encoded by the coding sequence ATGCGGGACGGTTTCATGCAAGTCGGTAATGCCAGATACCTGAAGCCGGGCGATCTGCCTGATGCAATCGCCGTCTTCCCCCTGACCGGGGCCCTCCTCCTGCCCGCCGGGCAGCTTCCCCTCAATATCTTCGAGCCGCGTTATCTGGCGATGCTGGATGCAGCACTTGCCGGAAACCGGCTGATCGGCATGGTCCAGCCGGCACTCGGCGAACATGAGGACAAGGGCGGCGAGCACACTCTTGCCGCCGTCGGTTGCCTCGGTCGCATCACCTCCTTTGCCGAGACCGGCGACGGGCGCTATATCGTGTCGCTGACCGGCGTCTGCCGCTTCCGGCTGCTGGAGGAGAAGGTGACCAGCGATCCCTTCCGCACCTTCCGCATCGCGCCCTTCATTGCCGATCTCTCGGCTGAGAACGAAGAGGAGGCAGTCGACCGCACGTCGCTGCTGACCGCCTTCAAGGCCTATCTCGATGCCAATAAGCTGGAGGCCGACTGGGAGAGCGTCGAGCGGGCCAGCAACCTGACGCTCGTCAATTCACTTGCCATGATGTCGCCGTTCGGGCCGGCTGAAAAGCAGGCGCTCCTGGAGGCGCCGGACCTGAAGACACGGGCCGAGACGCTGATCGCCATTACCGAAATCGTGCTGGCGCGGGTCTTCGGTGACTCCGATACGGTTCTGCAGTAG
- the trxA gene encoding thioredoxin translates to MSGSNNPYNGSFGNQMSATASFGAQPEPAAAAGSYITDTTTANFGKDVIEASRNQPVLVDFWAPWCGPCKQLTPVLEKVVNEAKGRVRLVKMNIDDHPSIAGQLGIQSIPAVIAFVNGRPADGFMGAVPETQIRQFIDRIAGPAGADEAAEIEAVLTEATEMLAAGNINEAAQLYGAVMQADPENAKALAGMAECMIAADQHQRARETLTDLPEELAKDAGIQAVLKKLDQIEEARKLGDPVALERELATNPDHHEARLKLAKILNVEGRREEAAEHLLLIMRKDRGFDDDGARRQLLQFFEVWGFKDPATVAARRKLSAMLFS, encoded by the coding sequence ATGAGCGGCAGCAACAACCCCTATAACGGTTCCTTCGGAAATCAGATGTCGGCAACGGCGAGCTTCGGCGCTCAGCCTGAACCGGCGGCTGCGGCCGGCAGCTACATTACCGACACGACGACTGCAAATTTCGGCAAGGACGTTATCGAGGCGTCGCGCAATCAGCCGGTGCTGGTCGATTTCTGGGCGCCCTGGTGCGGTCCCTGCAAGCAACTGACGCCAGTCCTGGAGAAGGTGGTCAACGAGGCCAAGGGCCGCGTTCGGCTGGTCAAGATGAACATCGACGACCATCCCTCGATCGCCGGCCAGCTCGGAATCCAATCAATTCCTGCCGTCATTGCCTTCGTCAATGGCCGTCCGGCCGACGGCTTCATGGGCGCGGTGCCGGAGACCCAGATTCGCCAGTTCATCGACCGGATCGCCGGTCCGGCCGGCGCAGACGAGGCGGCCGAGATCGAGGCGGTGCTGACGGAAGCGACAGAGATGCTCGCCGCCGGCAATATCAACGAGGCCGCACAGCTTTACGGCGCCGTCATGCAGGCCGACCCCGAGAATGCCAAGGCGCTTGCCGGAATGGCTGAATGCATGATCGCCGCAGACCAGCATCAGCGGGCGCGCGAGACGCTGACTGATCTGCCGGAGGAGCTTGCGAAGGACGCCGGCATTCAGGCGGTGCTGAAGAAGCTCGATCAGATCGAGGAGGCGCGCAAGCTCGGCGATCCCGTTGCGCTCGAGCGGGAGCTGGCGACGAATCCCGATCATCACGAGGCGCGGCTGAAGCTCGCCAAAATCCTCAATGTCGAAGGCCGGCGCGAGGAAGCCGCCGAACATCTGCTTTTGATCATGCGCAAGGATCGCGGTTTCGACGATGACGGCGCCCGCCGGCAACTGCTGCAGTTCTTCGAGGTCTGGGGTTTCAAGGATCCGGCGACGGTTGCCGCCCGGCGCAAGCTTTCGGCGATGCTGTTCTCTTAA
- a CDS encoding prolyl-tRNA synthetase associated domain-containing protein: protein MPENAPKTKEELFAFLDGLGIAYKTVDHAPVFTVAESVALRDEIPGGHTKNLFIKDKKDRYFLLTVEENAEVDLKQVHTIIGGSGRVSFGRAEKLMEYLGVIPGAVTAFGAINDSEAKVTFVLDADLMEEKIVNCHPLTNDATTSIASGDLIRFMEATGHKPLVLKVTS from the coding sequence ATGCCCGAAAATGCCCCCAAGACAAAAGAAGAATTGTTCGCCTTCCTCGACGGACTAGGGATCGCTTACAAGACGGTCGATCACGCGCCGGTCTTTACCGTGGCCGAATCGGTTGCGCTGCGCGACGAGATCCCCGGCGGCCACACCAAGAATCTCTTTATCAAGGACAAGAAGGACAGGTATTTTCTGCTGACCGTGGAGGAGAATGCCGAGGTCGACCTCAAGCAGGTTCACACAATCATCGGCGGCTCCGGCCGGGTTTCCTTCGGCAGGGCTGAGAAGCTCATGGAGTATCTCGGTGTCATTCCGGGCGCGGTCACCGCCTTCGGCGCGATCAACGATAGCGAAGCAAAGGTCACCTTCGTGCTCGATGCCGATCTGATGGAAGAGAAGATCGTCAACTGCCATCCGCTCACCAACGATGCGACGACATCGATTGCGAGCGGCGACCTCATTCGTTTCATGGAAGCGACGGGACATAAGCCGCTTGTCTTGAAAGTGACGTCCTGA
- a CDS encoding DUF2934 domain-containing protein, producing MSHNRDAWVSQRAYSLWESEGRPEGRGESHWMQALKEFEQLELTKASPDGNDLIKKMKAAGRLMRVYDRPVPAAENDQQLKAAR from the coding sequence ATGAGTCACAATAGGGACGCCTGGGTCAGCCAGCGCGCTTATTCGCTGTGGGAATCCGAAGGCAGGCCAGAGGGGCGCGGGGAAAGCCACTGGATGCAGGCGCTCAAGGAATTCGAGCAGCTGGAATTGACGAAAGCCTCGCCCGACGGAAACGACCTTATCAAAAAGATGAAGGCGGCCGGGCGGCTGATGCGGGTCTATGACCGGCCGGTCCCCGCGGCCGAGAACGACCAGCAGCTGAAAGCGGCGCGTTAA
- a CDS encoding ThuA domain-containing protein: protein MRKALIVWGGWHGHEPEQCAHIVADLLREDDFAVEVTGDLGIFGSPSLAKADLLVPIITGGTLEKPHAAALVEAVRGGLGLAGHHGALATSFKESAPFRYVSGVTWVAHPGNIIDFRVAVTRQDDPIMEGIPDFDYHSEQYYLHYDPTVEILATTTFTGAYDPAARNVVMPVVFKRHFGAGRIFYSALGHIAAEFDHPYMPLILRRGLGWAARQ from the coding sequence ATGAGGAAGGCATTGATCGTCTGGGGCGGCTGGCACGGCCATGAGCCGGAACAATGCGCTCATATCGTCGCCGATCTCCTGCGCGAGGACGATTTTGCGGTGGAGGTGACCGGCGATCTCGGCATATTCGGCTCTCCGAGCCTGGCCAAAGCGGATCTGCTGGTGCCCATCATCACCGGCGGAACGCTGGAAAAGCCCCATGCCGCTGCCCTGGTCGAGGCCGTGCGCGGAGGTCTCGGACTTGCCGGCCATCACGGCGCGCTCGCCACCTCCTTCAAGGAAAGCGCGCCTTTCCGCTACGTCTCCGGCGTTACCTGGGTCGCTCATCCCGGCAACATCATCGACTTCCGCGTCGCTGTTACCCGCCAGGACGATCCGATCATGGAGGGCATTCCCGACTTCGACTACCATTCGGAGCAATATTATCTGCATTACGATCCCACGGTCGAAATCCTGGCGACCACCACCTTCACCGGCGCATATGATCCGGCGGCCCGCAATGTCGTGATGCCGGTCGTCTTCAAGCGCCATTTCGGCGCCGGCCGCATCTTCTATTCCGCTCTCGGCCATATCGCCGCCGAGTTCGACCATCCCTACATGCCGCTCATCCTGCGGCGCGGCCTCGGCTGGGCCGCCCGGCAGTAG
- the galE gene encoding UDP-glucose 4-epimerase GalE has product MAGETVLVVGGAGYIGSHTCLDLANKGYRPVVFDNFSNGHREFVKWGPAEEGDIRDRARLDEVLAKHKPAAILHFAALIEVGESVKDPVSFYENNVIGTLTLLSAAQAAGINAFVFSSTCATYGLPQSVPLDETHRQVPINPYGRTKYIVEQALADYDQYKGLRSVILRYFNAAGADFEGRIGEWHQPETHAIPLAIDAALGRRQGFKVFGSDYETRDGTCVRDYIHVLDLADAHVRAVEYLLKGGDSVALNLGTGTGTTVRELLGAIEDVSNRPFPVEYIGRREGDSHTLVANNDKARDVLGWVPQYDLSEIISSAWNWHAKSNQH; this is encoded by the coding sequence ATGGCAGGTGAAACGGTTCTTGTGGTCGGCGGCGCCGGTTATATCGGCTCGCATACGTGCCTCGACCTGGCGAACAAGGGCTATAGGCCTGTCGTCTTCGATAATTTTTCAAACGGCCATCGCGAGTTCGTCAAATGGGGGCCGGCGGAAGAGGGCGACATTCGCGATCGTGCCCGGCTGGACGAGGTGCTGGCCAAGCACAAGCCGGCGGCCATCCTGCACTTCGCGGCGCTGATCGAAGTCGGTGAATCGGTCAAGGATCCGGTTTCCTTCTATGAAAACAATGTGATAGGCACTTTGACGCTGCTTTCGGCAGCGCAGGCGGCCGGCATCAACGCCTTCGTCTTCTCCTCCACCTGCGCCACCTATGGCCTGCCGCAGAGCGTGCCGCTCGACGAGACGCACCGGCAGGTGCCGATCAATCCCTACGGTCGGACGAAATATATCGTCGAACAGGCGCTTGCCGATTACGACCAGTACAAGGGCCTGCGCTCGGTGATTCTTCGCTATTTCAATGCGGCCGGTGCTGATTTCGAAGGTCGGATCGGCGAATGGCACCAGCCGGAAACGCATGCGATTCCCTTGGCGATCGACGCCGCACTCGGCCGTCGCCAGGGTTTCAAGGTGTTCGGCAGCGACTACGAGACGCGCGACGGCACCTGCGTGCGTGACTACATCCATGTGCTGGATCTTGCCGACGCGCACGTGCGCGCCGTCGAATATCTGCTGAAGGGCGGCGATTCCGTCGCGCTCAACCTCGGCACCGGCACGGGCACGACGGTCAGGGAATTGCTGGGGGCGATCGAGGACGTGTCGAACCGGCCCTTCCCTGTCGAATATATCGGCCGGCGCGAAGGGGATTCGCATACGCTGGTCGCCAACAACGACAAGGCGCGCGACGTGCTCGGCTGGGTACCGCAGTATGATCTGTCCGAGATCATAAGTTCCGCCTGGAACTGGCATGCAAAATCCAACCAGCATTGA
- a CDS encoding alkaline phosphatase family protein encodes MQNPTSIEPISVEKARRPNILLITADQWRGDCLSAVGHACVKTPEIDALAREGTLFRQHYAGAAPCSPARATLYTGLYQMNHRVCRNGSPLDARFDNLALAARRAGYDPTLFGYTDTAPDPRGMDAADPHLTTYEGVLPGFTARQLLPEHERQWLSWLRSRGHANAVRRDIHTPVGAEAGEISDAAPAYSSDETQTAFLAGEFIRWMGEQDRPWFAHVSFLRPHPPFSVPAPFNRMYKPDDGPAFARAENREAEQEAHPYLAYAMPLSDKGSFIHGAQGPLSAWSSEDFAAIRAIYYGMISEVDAQLGRIWQALKDAGAWDDTLVVFTSDHAEMAGDHWTLGKGGFFDGSYHIPLIIRDPANGAAGRIVDDFTSAADIFPTLCARLGIEPKNGLDGRSLMPFIMGGRAEGWRDAIFWEFDFRDIAKGEAERHFGLRSNECNLAVIRDDRFKYVHFTALPPQLFNLSDDPMELDDVAADPAYAAIRLEYAEKLLSLRARHLDQTLAYTELTEKGPVTRRPR; translated from the coding sequence ATGCAAAATCCAACCAGCATTGAGCCAATCAGCGTTGAGAAGGCCCGCCGACCCAATATTCTGCTGATCACCGCGGACCAATGGCGTGGCGACTGCCTATCGGCGGTCGGTCACGCTTGTGTGAAAACACCTGAAATCGATGCGCTGGCGCGCGAAGGCACGCTCTTCCGGCAGCATTATGCAGGGGCTGCCCCCTGCTCGCCGGCCCGGGCCACGCTCTATACCGGCCTTTATCAGATGAACCACCGCGTCTGCCGCAATGGTTCGCCGCTCGACGCTCGCTTCGACAATCTGGCTCTGGCCGCCCGGCGGGCGGGATACGACCCAACGCTGTTCGGCTATACCGACACGGCGCCCGATCCGCGCGGCATGGATGCGGCTGACCCGCATCTGACCACCTATGAAGGCGTGTTGCCGGGTTTTACCGCTCGCCAACTCCTGCCCGAGCATGAGCGGCAATGGCTCTCATGGCTCAGGTCACGTGGCCATGCAAATGCCGTCCGCCGCGACATCCACACCCCCGTCGGTGCTGAGGCCGGCGAAATTTCTGATGCGGCGCCAGCCTATTCCAGCGATGAGACTCAGACCGCCTTTCTGGCCGGCGAGTTCATTCGCTGGATGGGCGAACAGGACCGGCCGTGGTTTGCGCATGTCTCTTTCTTGCGTCCGCACCCGCCATTCTCAGTGCCAGCGCCGTTCAACCGGATGTACAAGCCGGACGACGGGCCGGCCTTTGCGCGTGCTGAAAACCGCGAAGCGGAACAGGAAGCTCATCCCTATCTCGCCTATGCCATGCCGCTCTCCGACAAGGGCAGCTTCATTCACGGGGCGCAAGGACCGCTTAGCGCCTGGAGCAGCGAGGACTTCGCGGCGATCCGGGCGATTTATTACGGGATGATCTCAGAGGTCGACGCGCAGCTCGGCCGGATCTGGCAGGCACTGAAGGATGCGGGCGCTTGGGACGATACGCTCGTCGTCTTCACCTCGGACCACGCCGAGATGGCGGGAGACCACTGGACGCTCGGCAAGGGTGGCTTCTTCGATGGCAGCTACCATATCCCGCTGATAATCCGCGATCCCGCAAACGGTGCGGCAGGCAGGATCGTTGATGATTTCACCAGCGCTGCGGATATTTTTCCCACCCTGTGCGCAAGGCTCGGCATCGAGCCAAAGAACGGGCTCGACGGCCGGTCGCTGATGCCGTTCATCATGGGCGGGCGCGCGGAAGGCTGGCGCGACGCGATATTCTGGGAATTCGATTTCCGCGACATTGCCAAGGGTGAGGCGGAGCGGCATTTCGGGCTGAGGTCGAACGAATGCAATCTCGCCGTTATCCGCGACGATCGGTTCAAATATGTGCATTTTACTGCACTGCCGCCGCAGCTCTTCAATCTCAGCGATGATCCGATGGAACTCGACGATGTTGCGGCTGATCCGGCCTATGCGGCGATCCGGCTTGAATATGCCGAGAAGTTGCTCTCGCTGAGAGCCCGCCATCTCGACCAGACGCTTGCCTATACCGAGCTGACGGAAAAGGGGCCGGTGACGCGCCGACCCCGGTAG
- a CDS encoding DUF1993 domain-containing protein, which translates to MSISIYRLTVPMFQRGLASLKTYLDKAEAYAKEKNIDPAILVSARLAPDMLPLAGQYQRASDSAKFTLARLTATDAPKFEDNDTTIDQLRERLAKTDAYLGTFSAQALEGAESRQITLPGKSGIVLPGEEYITTFALPNFYFHVATAHAILRNQGAPIGKRDYLG; encoded by the coding sequence ATGTCCATTTCGATCTATCGCCTTACCGTTCCCATGTTCCAGCGCGGCCTCGCCAGCCTGAAGACCTATCTCGACAAGGCTGAAGCCTATGCGAAGGAAAAGAATATCGATCCCGCCATACTCGTCTCCGCCCGCCTTGCGCCCGACATGCTGCCGCTCGCCGGCCAATATCAGCGGGCCAGCGACAGCGCCAAGTTCACGCTCGCTCGCCTAACCGCAACCGACGCGCCGAAGTTCGAGGATAACGACACGACGATCGACCAGTTGCGCGAGCGCCTGGCAAAGACCGACGCCTATCTCGGCACCTTCTCGGCGCAAGCGCTGGAGGGCGCGGAAAGCCGCCAGATCACTCTGCCGGGCAAGAGCGGCATCGTGCTGCCGGGTGAGGAATATATCACCACCTTCGCCCTGCCGAACTTCTACTTTCACGTCGCCACCGCCCACGCCATCCTGCGCAACCAGGGCGCACCGATCGGCAAGCGCGACTATCTCGGTTGA